Genomic segment of Synechococcus sp. A18-25c:
CGCTCCCCACCGGTGGAAACCCGGAGGGTCCTCGGGGCCTGCAGACGGTGGTGCGCTTCGACGGCTTTCGCCGTCTCTGGATTGGCCAGATCTTTTCGCAACTGGCGGACAAGTTCTACATCGTTTTGATGGTGTACCTGATCGCCCAGTACTGGGTGACCAGCACACCGCAGGAAAATGGCGCCCTCGCGGAAATTGCATCAGCGATCCGCATGGACTTCGAGACCCGTGCGCAACGGATCACACTGCTGGCAACAGGGGTTTACGTCGCCAACACGATCCCAGCCATGGTGTTGGGTTCGGTCGCGGGAGTCTGGGTCGACCGATGGCCCAAACGGCGGGTGATGGTCGCTTCAAACGGATTACGCGCTCTGCTCGTGGTGTTGACCCCGTTTTTCTTGCTGCCAGGGCCCCATTGGCTCGGCCTCAGCTGGGGGTACTGGGCCCTGCTGGTCATGACCTTTCTGGAATCGGTGCTCACCCAGTTCTTCGCACCGGCAGAGCAGGCTGCCATTCCGCTGTTGGTGCCGCAGGAGCACCTCTTGGCAGCCAATTCGCTTTACCAAGCCACCAGCATGGGAGCCACGATTGTTGGCTTCGCTCTAGGAGATCCGATCCTGCGGGGACTGGACAGCCTCTTCCAAGGCATTGGCCTCAAGGGTGGTGAATTTCTGCTTCTGCCGTTTTGCTATGGCATGGCGGCCATCTCGCTGAGCACGATCCGGATGCGTGAACAGCCCCGAGCCCATCAAGGGGAATCGGTCTGGAAAGAAATCGTGGCGGGGCTTCAGGTCCTGCGTGAACGCGCCTCGGTGCGGACGGCCATGGTGCATTTGGTGCTGCTCTACAGCCTCCTGGCCGCGCTCTACGTCCTGGCCATCAGCTTGGCGTCCGCCATTCAGGGTCTTGGCCCCACCGGCTTCGGAAGCCTGCTAGCCATGAGCGGGCTCGGGATGGCCATCGGGGCCGTCGTGGTGGCACAGGTGGGCCATGGATTCAGCCGCCGCCGCCTGGCAGCCGCGGGACTGGGCGCGATCACCTGGAGCCTCGTGCTGCTTGGGCAACTGCGCGGCAATCTCACTTACACCCTCGGGCTCTGCACACTGCTCGGCATCGGTGCCGCTCTGGTGGCCATCCCCGCGCAAACCACGATCCAGGAGGACACGCCTGAATCACAGCGCGGCCGCGTGTTCGGGCTGCAGAACAATCTGATCAACATTGCCCTCAGCCTTCCTCTTGTGCTGGCAGGCGCTTTGGTGAGCAGTGTGGGGCTGCTGCCGGTGTTATGGATCCTGGCGGGCCTGGCGCTGGTGGCCGCCTTGATCGAGCGCCCCTGGCAGCGCTGCTAGCGTTTGCGGAGCCCGTCCCTCAGTGGCTTTGACGCATATTGCCTGGCTGGGCAAAAAAACTCCGTTCTGCGGCAATGTCACCTACGGGCTGAGCACAACGGAAGCCCTGAAGGCCCGTGGTCATCAGACCAGCTTCATTCATTTCGACAATCCAAAAGCCCCAGGCAGCAGTACCTCCCTCCTGGCCAACGATCCGGATGTAAGCCTGCCCTACCTCGTGAAATCGCAGGTTTATACGATCCCTTCTCCTGGAGCACAGCGCGAGCTACGGGATTCGCTTGATCGCCTCCAGCCAGATCTGGTGCATGCCAGCCTCACCCTCTCGCCGCTGGATTTCCGACTTCCCGAGCTCTGCCAGCAGCTGCAGGTTCCCTTGGTGGCCACCTTCCACCCTCCCTTCGATGCCGGCCTGCGCAACCTCACAGCAGGAACACAGCAGCTCACGTACCAGCTGTATGCCCCTGCTCTAGCCCGTTATGACCGGGTGATTGTGTTCTCTGAGCTGCAAGCCGATGTGCTTGCACGCCTGGGAGTCCGCGAGGATCGCCTGGCGGTGATCCCCAACGGAGTCGACATAGCTCAGTGGAGACCGGCCGATGCCATGCCCTCTGCGATTGGAAGTCAGCTGCAGAGGGTGCGCTCACGCCTCGGAACGGAGCGCGTTTTCCTCTACATGGGACGGATCTCCACTGAAAAGAACGTGGAAGCGCTGTTGCAGGCTTGGCGACTTGTGGACACGCCAGGCTGTCGTCTGGTCATCGTTGGCGATGGTCCGCTGCGCAGCACGTTGCAGAACAGCTACGGCCAGATGGACAACGTGCTGTGGTGGGGCTACGAGCCAGACCTCGCCACGCGCGTGGCACTGTTGCAATCCGCCGAAGTCTTCCTGCTGCCATCGTTAGTAGAAGGCTTATCGCTGGCATTGCTAGAGGCCATGGCCAGCGGATGCGCCTGCGTGGCCACGGATGCTGGGGCCGACGGTGAGGTACTCGCCGGAGGAGCCGGCATTGTGATGAACACCCTGGGAGTCACCAGTCAGCTGCGCACGCTGCTCCCCGTGCTTCGGGATCAACCGGTGCTCACCCAAGCACTGGGGAGACAGGCACGCCAGCGGGTCATGGAGCGCTACACGATGGCTCGCAACATCGATGCGCTTGAACGCCTCTACGGCGAACTCACACGCACCGCACCTCTCGCGGCTTAGCGCAGGGAGCTGCCATGTTCTGTGGCAGCCAGAACCGCTTCGATGAGCGCCGACCGCAGACCGGCTTGCTCCAACTTGCGCACGGCAGCCATGGTGGTGCCCCCCGGTGAGCCGACCATGTCTTTCAGCTGGGCGGGATGCAGCTTCTGTTGTTGCAGCAGTGCCGCCGTCCCGCCGAGAGTGCGCTGCGCCAGGTGATGCGCCTGGTCACGGGGAAGC
This window contains:
- a CDS encoding MFS transporter, yielding MSGSSLNSPEPALPTGGNPEGPRGLQTVVRFDGFRRLWIGQIFSQLADKFYIVLMVYLIAQYWVTSTPQENGALAEIASAIRMDFETRAQRITLLATGVYVANTIPAMVLGSVAGVWVDRWPKRRVMVASNGLRALLVVLTPFFLLPGPHWLGLSWGYWALLVMTFLESVLTQFFAPAEQAAIPLLVPQEHLLAANSLYQATSMGATIVGFALGDPILRGLDSLFQGIGLKGGEFLLLPFCYGMAAISLSTIRMREQPRAHQGESVWKEIVAGLQVLRERASVRTAMVHLVLLYSLLAALYVLAISLASAIQGLGPTGFGSLLAMSGLGMAIGAVVVAQVGHGFSRRRLAAAGLGAITWSLVLLGQLRGNLTYTLGLCTLLGIGAALVAIPAQTTIQEDTPESQRGRVFGLQNNLINIALSLPLVLAGALVSSVGLLPVLWILAGLALVAALIERPWQRC
- a CDS encoding glycosyltransferase family 4 protein, which codes for MTHIAWLGKKTPFCGNVTYGLSTTEALKARGHQTSFIHFDNPKAPGSSTSLLANDPDVSLPYLVKSQVYTIPSPGAQRELRDSLDRLQPDLVHASLTLSPLDFRLPELCQQLQVPLVATFHPPFDAGLRNLTAGTQQLTYQLYAPALARYDRVIVFSELQADVLARLGVREDRLAVIPNGVDIAQWRPADAMPSAIGSQLQRVRSRLGTERVFLYMGRISTEKNVEALLQAWRLVDTPGCRLVIVGDGPLRSTLQNSYGQMDNVLWWGYEPDLATRVALLQSAEVFLLPSLVEGLSLALLEAMASGCACVATDAGADGEVLAGGAGIVMNTLGVTSQLRTLLPVLRDQPVLTQALGRQARQRVMERYTMARNIDALERLYGELTRTAPLAA